The genomic DNA ATCTTATTTTCAATAATTGACTGTACGGCCTGCATCAACGAGACCTCATGTTGTCTGGCATAATCTCGAACAGTTGCCACACTGCGTTCACCAATACCTCGCGGCGGATGATTGACTACCCGTTCAAAGGCAGCATCATCATTATCATTCGCCACCAGGCGCAGATAAGCCAGTGCGTCCTTGATTTCTGCCCGCTCGAAGAAACGCTGACCACCATAAACCCGATAAGGGGTGCCAGCCTGTAATAATTTTTCTTCAAACACCCGCGACTGTGCATTAGAACGATAAAGGATAGCGACATCACTACGCACATTGCCCTGTTCCAGCCAGGCCTGTATGCGTCCGATCACATAGATCGCCTCATCATATTCATTAAAGGCCGCGTACACTTGTACTGGATCACCCTGTTCACCATCGGTCCACAGGTTCTTGCCCAGACGACCTTCATTGTGTGTAATCAGCCCATTGGCAGCCGCAAGGATAGCTGCGGTAGAACGATAATTCTGTTCCAGACGAACGGTCTCGACGGCAGGAAAATCTTTGGAGAAACGATGGATATTTTCAATCTTTGCACCACGCCAACCATAGATCGACTGATCATCATCACCCACCACAAATAGATAGGATTGCTTACCGGCCAACAACTGTAGCCAGGCATACTGTATGGTGTTGGTATCCTGAAACTCATCGACCAGAATATGCTGAAAACGTGACTGATAATGCGCTAACAAATCCGGGTGGTTCAACCAGATTTCATGCGCACGCAATAACATCTCGGCAAAATCAACCAGGCCACCACGATTACACAACGCCTCGTATTCCTCGTAGATGCGTACCTGTTGTTTCAGGAAAAGGTCTTCATGGTGATTAATGTGTGCCGGGCGTATGCCTTCATCCTTACGGCCATTAATAAAATGCTGCACCTGCCGCGCTGGCCACTTTTCTTCATCCAGCTCCATCGCCTTTAACAAGCGCCGAATCAATCGATATTGATCATCCGAATCCAGGATCTGAAAGGTCTGCGGCAACCCGGCCTCTTTCCAATGGGCGCGTAACAGGCGATGTGCCAGACCATGAAAAGTCCCCACCCACATACCACCCACGGGGATACCAAGAATTTTTTCGATACGACCACGCATCTCGGCAGCCGCCTTGTTGGTAAAGGTCACAGCCAACACACCATAAGGTGAAACATGCTCAACTTGTATCAACCAGGCGATACGATGTACCAGCACCCGGGTCTTGCCACTACCGGCACCCGCCAACACCAGCCGATGTGCCGGGGGCGCACTAACGGCCTCACGTTGAGCATCGTTCAGGGAGTCGAGTAGGTATGAAACATCCATCCATGTATCTTACCAGAATACACCGCCCGGAATGCAGGGAACCCGGCTTCTATGCTAAAATGCCTACAATAAAATGACTTTTAGCAGGATTTATAGACACCATGCCGTCACAAGCCCCTCACTCTATGCAAATATTTTCCCGACTCATCTTCTGGAGTCGCTGGTTACAAGCCCCTCTCTATCTTGGTCTCATCATGGCTCAGGGGGTTTACGTCTATCACTTCTTTATTGAACTCTTTCATCTGGTAGCTGGTGCTGCAAGCCTGACCGAATCAGAGATTATGCTCATCGTGCTGGCATTGATTGATGTCGTGATGATCGCTAATTTGTTAATTATGGTCATCATCGGTGGTTATGAAACCTTTGTCTCCCGGCTCAACCTGGAGGAACACCCGGATCACCCACAATGGCTTTCACATGTAAATGCCACCACCATGAAGATCAAGCTCTCCATGGCGTTAATTGGTATCTCCTCTATTCATCTGCTACAAACCTTTATTAATGCCGAAAAGATGGCCTATGAAACTATCATGTGGCAAGTGGTTATTCATATCACCTTCTTGTTATCGGCCATCGCCATTGCCTATACTGATCACATTATGACACGCACCATGATTGAATCCGGTAATGCCACACACTAATATAGTATGGGTGCCAACCTATGCATGCCTTATATTATTCATACTATCTGCAAACAACGCTTATAGTGCTGAAGCCAGTGACATTCTTGAACAAGAGGTCATTAATGAATCCACTGGAATAGCGGGCTGGATCATCAAGGATGACACTTTCTTCCTGGAACTCAATCAGCGCGCGCCTCAACCCATGCGTGGTTTTTTTGAGGGTCGTGGTTTTAATAGCAAGATCGCCGATCAACTGGCTCGACACTGCACCTTTCAAGTTCATATACGCAATATTGCCGAGACCAGCAGCAATAATGAAATCATTTCCGATATGGCGGATTGGCGTGTTATTCATAACAATCAGAGCCAACCCCCCATCCTCAAACAGGAATGGTTAAGCCGCTGGCAGTCTGCATCTGAAGAGATTAGCACCGCCGCACGCATCGCCTTTCGCTGGGCAACCTTTCCCAGCCCACAGGCCTTTTCTGCGGGTGATTTTAACTGGGGGCTGGCCACCTTTGGGCCGGCACCCGGTGAGCCCTTTGACCTTGAGATTCACTGGACGCTTAATGGTAATAAGCAACACTATCGAATCAACAACATGAGCTGTCCAATTGATCCTGCTGTGGAGTAACACCATGAAACGACATTTCTTATTATTGCTGTGTCTGATGATAGCCTCTTTATCCGTCTATGCCCGAGGCTATATTAAGAAGATTGATCCACCACAAACACCCCCTGGTTTCACCTTAATGGATCTTGATGGTGAGCCACACCAGCTCTCGGACTACCTCGGCAGTACGGTTATTGTCAGCTTCTGGGCGAGCTGGTGTCCCCCTTGTCGCAAAGAGATGCCTTCAATGGAACGGGCATGGCAACGACTCAAGGGTCAGGGGGTTCAATTCCTTGCCGTGAATGTGGGCGAGAATGAAGAAACCGTCTTTTTATTTACCGCCGACTACGACATCAGCTTTCCATTATTACTCGATCTTGATGGCAAAATTACTGAACAATGGCCAGTGCAAGGACTACCGACCACCTTTGTGCTTAATCCCGCAGGCAAGATTGTCTACCAGGCAGTGGGTGGACGCGAGTGGGATGAGCCTGAATTACTAAAACTGATTAGATCCTTAAAACCTTAAATCATAGAACGCAATGTATCAAGAATCTCTTCCGGCTCCATCCGCAGGGTGTAATTCTTTTCAACATACGCGGCTTTGATACTACCATCCGTTGCAATCACATAGCTGGCAGGTATCGGCAGGGTATAGGAATCATCACCATTAGCCGCAGGCACATTAATACCCCAATCAGCATACAGAGGACGCATCGCCTCATCCAGGCTAAATACCAAGCCATACTCTGTTGCCACCCGATTAGCTGGATCGGCTAATACCGTAATGGCAGGATCCATGTCCGTCAGATGATCGACTGTAACCTGAGCCTGTTCCGGTGAGATAAACACCAGACCGGCACCCAGATTTTTAATATCGCTCAAGGCCTCACGCAAAAACTGGAATTCAAGATTGCAAAAGGGACACCAACTGCCTCGATAAAAACTCAGCACCACCGGCCCTTTTGCCAATAGCTGTGACAAACTTACGCTGCCACCACGTATATCTTGCAAGGTGAATTCAGGTGCCTGTTCACCCTTACCCGGTGCCTGACTACCCACATCCGATGACAGCAAACGCTCCATACTTGCACCGACGATCTGCTTGACTTCATCCGGCAACCCACCCATAAAATCATTCATCAAGGCGGCACTTGCATCCGCATAGTTTTTGTTAAAGGTCATGATTATCGACTCTCTCTGAAAAAATGTGTTTTCCCATACTACAATCTTGTCAGGCAAATAAAAACCCTATATGCCATATTAAAATACGTTAAAATCAACGCATGACTCAAGCTCAAGATAATTTAGCTCAAGATAATTTTTTCAACAAAATTGAAAAGCTTAATGCGATTGGTATTGCCCTCTCTTCTGAAAAAGACCTGAAGAAACTAATGGAAAATATCTTGGTCGCCGCCAAGAGCATTACCAATGCAGATGGTGGCACCCTGTATTCAATGACCGAGGATAAAACCCTGAAGTTTGAGATCATCCATACCGATTCCCTGCAATTCAGTATGGGTGGAACCAGCGACAATCCCATTCCTTTTGCCGATCTTGAGACCCATAACGAGGAAAATCGGCCCAATAACCACCTTATTGCCTGTTGCTGTGCAAACAACAATACAATAATCAATATTACCGATGCCTATGATGAAGAGGACTTTGACTTCTCCGGTACGCGTGCCTTCGACAAAAAAACAGGTTATCGCTCCAAGTCATTTCTCACCATCCCGATGCAGAATCACCATCAGGAAATCATCGGGGTACTACAGCTCATAAACAAGCTGGATAACGATGGCAATATCATCAACTTTAATAAAGAGGATCAAAAATTAGCAGAGTCATTGACCTCTCAGGCCGCTATTGCCCTAACCAATAACAAGCTCATTGAAGAGCTCAAGATGCTGTTCGAGTCCTTTATCCAGTTAATTGCTACCGCCATTGATGAAAAATCCCCCTATACCGGGAAGCATTGCCGCCGTGTGCCTATCCTTACCATGATGTTAGCCGAAGAGGCTGATCAATCTGACAAGGACTACCTCAAAGACTTTCAACTATGCAAAAAAGAGCACTATGCCCTTGAGATTGCCGCCTGGCTGCATGACTGTGGCAAGATTGTAACCCCGGAGTATGTGGTTGATAAGGCTCAAAAACTGGAGACCATCTTTGATCGCATAGAGCTAGTCGATGCACGCTTTGATAATCTACGACAAATCAACGAAAACAAGCACTTAAAGAAGCAAATAGAGCATCTTGAAGGCAAAATCACGGAAGATCAATACCAATCATTCAAGCTTGAGCAGCAACAGCAATGTCAACAACTGGATTCAGACCAGGCCTTTGTCAGGGCATGCAATACAGGTGGGGAATTCATGTCAGCAGATGATCAGGCAAGGATTCAAGCCATTGGTCAATACACACTAACGGATGACTCTAATTTGCTGACCGAGAACGAGATTAAAAACCTTAATATCACCAAGGGCACCTTAAATAATCAGGAACGCGAGATCATCAATAATCACATGGCAATGACCATCAAGATGCTAGAAGCACTGCCTTTTCCGGCGCACCTGCAGAATGTCCCCGAATATGCTGGCGGGCATCACGAACAAATGAATGGTAAAGGTTATCCCAAAGGACTGCACCGGGAACAGATGTCGATACCCGCCCGAGTCATGGCTATTGCCGACATCTTTGAGGCTCTAACCGCTAAAGATCGCCCCTATAAAGATGGCAAACCACTGTCCGTGGCCTTAACAATTTTAGGGAAAATGAAGCAGGAAGGGCATATCGACCCTGATTTATTCGATTTATTCATCGAAAACAAAGTCTATCTACGTTATGCCGAAGAGCATGTCGACCCATCACAGATTGATATCAGCGAACCATCCGAGATTCCCGGGTACCCCTTCAACATGCCTGATCAGGCATGAAATGGTGCTTATAATGCAAGAATCTCTGGCTTCTTGCCAGAAAGGTAATCATTCAGACTAACGGTTGGCAGCTTAAGGCTATCCACCAGGGGATACATCTCACACTTCTCACAGGCGCGTAACATAGGCTGTGAACCCGCTGGCACCTTCCCTACGGGGCGATTTCTTAACTTTTGGCAATTTCCGGTTTGCATATAAGCCTGTTGCGGCACACAGTAAAACATCAAATCCTGGCTCAAGGTTCTCTCCCCATTATAAACTTGGTCATTATTCTTTAATTGCCAGCCTTAAAACGACTTTACTAGCAAAAAGCTTACCAAGTATACCATATTTTTGTGAAGATTATAATTCCATTTTATTTTCAGTGGGTTAGTACCCTATAATTAACACTTAATGGCTGAATATTGTGCAATTACAGAAAAATTGATCACAGGCAGCATATAAGTCACTTGCTATTTCAATATGTTATTAACAAGCAGGGCAGCAATCCCTTGTTTATAGGTGGTTTTTGCTATACTTTAGTTGTGAGGATTATGGATAGTCGGAAAATGGTCGTGTTAGCACTGGGTTCTTCGCCGTTCATACAATGTTAGCCATCTAATGATATAGCATTCACTTTTACTGGCGTACTTTCAATACGAGATTCCTTTAAGCGTTATGGCATGGATGGTAAAGAGAATTTTTGAAGGTTACTTTGACAATTTCACAATAGAACGCAATGGCTAATCGGGTAAAGTATATAGCCCCTGGGGTTTTAAGTAGTCGAGCCACGGAGCTATTGGCTGATTCTGAAGACAGGTCAAAGAACTTCGACAGATCAATATCAACAGCAAAACATCAGCCTTGCTTAATGATGCCTTGTAGTTTCAAGGCGCGAAGGTATTTTTGATACAGGTCGTCAAATCGTTTTTGTTCAGCAGGTTTCATGCTAAACTCCCCTATAATCATTAAACTCGGATAGGTAACAGGGGCTCAGTACGGAATGTGGAGTCTTACTACCGCGTAACGGCTTCGTGCAAAAAGCCGTGCGCTGGTTATT from Gammaproteobacteria bacterium includes the following:
- the uvrD gene encoding DNA helicase II, with the translated sequence MDVSYLLDSLNDAQREAVSAPPAHRLVLAGAGSGKTRVLVHRIAWLIQVEHVSPYGVLAVTFTNKAAAEMRGRIEKILGIPVGGMWVGTFHGLAHRLLRAHWKEAGLPQTFQILDSDDQYRLIRRLLKAMELDEEKWPARQVQHFINGRKDEGIRPAHINHHEDLFLKQQVRIYEEYEALCNRGGLVDFAEMLLRAHEIWLNHPDLLAHYQSRFQHILVDEFQDTNTIQYAWLQLLAGKQSYLFVVGDDDQSIYGWRGAKIENIHRFSKDFPAVETVRLEQNYRSTAAILAAANGLITHNEGRLGKNLWTDGEQGDPVQVYAAFNEYDEAIYVIGRIQAWLEQGNVRSDVAILYRSNAQSRVFEEKLLQAGTPYRVYGGQRFFERAEIKDALAYLRLVANDNDDAAFERVVNHPPRGIGERSVATVRDYARQHEVSLMQAVQSIIENKILNGRACKALTGFLNILQQMKQGIDELQLDEQMEHVLEISRLREHYGKEKGEKGQSRIENLDELISAARQFEPNEDIEGLTPLLAFLAYAVLEAGEGQGSANEECVQLMTLHSAKGLEFPLVFLCGLEDGLFPHRMSMDDPARLEEERRLCYVGMTRACKVLILCHAERRRLHGMESFSRPSQFLREIPQDLLENIRVQNKAAQYSAKVLAQPSIPFPLEDTGTGLRIGQGVHHEKFGEGVILGLEGQGSHARAQVNFAHAGAKWLVLSYAKLTPM
- a CDS encoding TIGR00645 family protein, translated to MQIFSRLIFWSRWLQAPLYLGLIMAQGVYVYHFFIELFHLVAGAASLTESEIMLIVLALIDVVMIANLLIMVIIGGYETFVSRLNLEEHPDHPQWLSHVNATTMKIKLSMALIGISSIHLLQTFINAEKMAYETIMWQVVIHITFLLSAIAIAYTDHIMTRTMIESGNATH
- a CDS encoding TlpA family protein disulfide reductase → MKRHFLLLLCLMIASLSVYARGYIKKIDPPQTPPGFTLMDLDGEPHQLSDYLGSTVIVSFWASWCPPCRKEMPSMERAWQRLKGQGVQFLAVNVGENEETVFLFTADYDISFPLLLDLDGKITEQWPVQGLPTTFVLNPAGKIVYQAVGGREWDEPELLKLIRSLKP
- a CDS encoding AhpC/TSA family protein translates to MTFNKNYADASAALMNDFMGGLPDEVKQIVGASMERLLSSDVGSQAPGKGEQAPEFTLQDIRGGSVSLSQLLAKGPVVLSFYRGSWCPFCNLEFQFLREALSDIKNLGAGLVFISPEQAQVTVDHLTDMDPAITVLADPANRVATEYGLVFSLDEAMRPLYADWGINVPAANGDDSYTLPIPASYVIATDGSIKAAYVEKNYTLRMEPEEILDTLRSMI
- a CDS encoding GAF domain-containing protein — translated: MTQAQDNLAQDNFFNKIEKLNAIGIALSSEKDLKKLMENILVAAKSITNADGGTLYSMTEDKTLKFEIIHTDSLQFSMGGTSDNPIPFADLETHNEENRPNNHLIACCCANNNTIINITDAYDEEDFDFSGTRAFDKKTGYRSKSFLTIPMQNHHQEIIGVLQLINKLDNDGNIINFNKEDQKLAESLTSQAAIALTNNKLIEELKMLFESFIQLIATAIDEKSPYTGKHCRRVPILTMMLAEEADQSDKDYLKDFQLCKKEHYALEIAAWLHDCGKIVTPEYVVDKAQKLETIFDRIELVDARFDNLRQINENKHLKKQIEHLEGKITEDQYQSFKLEQQQQCQQLDSDQAFVRACNTGGEFMSADDQARIQAIGQYTLTDDSNLLTENEIKNLNITKGTLNNQEREIINNHMAMTIKMLEALPFPAHLQNVPEYAGGHHEQMNGKGYPKGLHREQMSIPARVMAIADIFEALTAKDRPYKDGKPLSVALTILGKMKQEGHIDPDLFDLFIENKVYLRYAEEHVDPSQIDISEPSEIPGYPFNMPDQA